tttttgggggggggggggggggttaggttttttttaggttttttgagggttttagtttttagcatttagcttgggggggggggggttaggttttttttttgggggggtggggggtttaggtttttggggggtggggggtgggggttaggttttttttagggtttttttaggttttttttagctattttagcttgtgttcacattggttctcgcggttctcgcaataaaggtggttctcgcatgaagcttaccctgtatatatatatatatactagccatTTACTCGCGTGATGCgccgggaaacatatcacttaggttggtgagttaaGGGCTATATACGGGGcggttcggttttgagccataaccaaaaccaaattcacgATGCAACGGAAAACACAACACAGACAATTGGCTTTCATATACAAACATTGTACATAGTCCCCATTGATTAAAAATCACAAGTTTCTATTATGCCAATACAAGTTTTATTAGTTTTATCAGACCTTTGGGGATATGTTGTATAGTACTTTTGTTACTTTAACTCATGTAACAAAGTTTTGTGTTTTGTCTGATAATAGTATTAAACATATACCAATAAAATCAATGTGAATTCATAGTATCTAATGTATTTGGTTATCTTTTCGTTAAACGTGTCCCCACAATTATCTTTTCGTCTACTAATAGTAATATTAAAAAGTGAATATGAGGCGGTTACATATGTAGTTAGATGTGAAACTTTACAAAGCCTACATTGTTTTGTTAAAAACCCATTAGCATGTAATTTAATATCTCAATCTTCATTAAATTCTAACATTAAATTCTAgtcatttacccgcgcgatgcgacGGGAAATATATCACTTAgattggtgagtttagggctatgtacggtTGGGGGAGGGGGGTGTTTATAGTTAGTTTATCAATCACTTCGTAATTTACTGTATAGTACGCCTGTATCGTTTTGGTTCCTTAGAGTATTGGTACAACATTCGATATAGCAATCCAAAAAGATATGCCAAATGGGATATTCACAACTtgattttaatgtaaaacgtcAACCATCCAACTTGCACTTTAAATGCTAAAACCTCTTTTAGTTACTTGTTCGAAAATTTAGTTTAGGGAATATATATGATCATATCTAAGagtaattatttattaaaaagaTAAATATGTTGAACAGGAGTCCTGTATCAACGTAACCAGGTCTGTTTCAGTCCACATAAAACCTATCAACCCAACCAGGCCTGTTACTAGCACAATAGGACATTTAACTGTGTAAACATCACGATGTTATTTGACTTGCAAATAACCTCTTCACATATACTATTGTCAAATTCCAGTTAATGTAATCACGTTTAACACACCAATTAAAAATGGACTAAAAAATTTGCGGGTCAACCTGGCTCATACAAAAGATTACCCATTTGAGCCGTTACACAACTCGCTTGACCCACTCCTTGTACCACTTATACggtaagggggggggggggggagagagACTTCAGAGTTCAGCTTTCTAGACATTAGCTATAGTTTCCAAATTACTGTCGCTTTTTTCCAAAACTtttctgatttctgtgttatTCGCATTAATAAGCTTAGGACCATCTTTGAATGACACCATAAAGAAAGGATTAACATAAGACTCTGCAGCCAATAACAGGGCATCTAGAGCAGCGTTATGACCCTCTGGTGTATTATTATCACTTTGTGAATGTAAATCGGATGCCACCCGTCGAAACTCAGTGGCCCACAACTCACAATCTGCAAATTTCATTTGATGTAGGCATTCTGCATGCAGCTCAGAGTACTCAATATTGGCCATTTTTTTCTCAACAAACTGTACTTCTTCTGCGTTGCTTGGATCTGAGGTTGTTTGATCCGAACCACACGAAAGCACCATGTCCCGTACTTCAGGGGGTGCAAAAAGAATGCTTACATCATCAAAAGTTTGTAGCTTgacatcatcactatcatcttggTCAATAATCTTTTCATTAACAATAATCTGAAAATGTAGATGAAGTACTCTCAAACCTTCTCAACAGATCCTCCGTCGTATGTACCTAATCGGACCTATCTCCATTAGCAACCCCTATGGTACCCAAAGCTTGTGTTCGCCGCCGGCGGCCGCTACCATCACCTGAAATCACCTCATCAGTCTTCAACAACCTCAAAACCataaaaaacaccaaaaataCAACCTCAAAACCATAAAAATACGAAATAATTGAGTTACCAGGTTTAAGTATACCTCCACGTATGCTTCATTTCTGTTTTTGACCGACATTGACCTTGTTTAACCCAATCCGTTTGTACACTAAGTTGATCAGCTTTGACTGAGTAGTCTCCGGCATTGACGCGTCCACACGTAGTCCTATGCTGCGATTGAAAAGCATAATGATAGTCATAAGAACAGGAAACAGTGAGATTCTGCATTTTCATTTGAATTCTAAATCTTACCGGGTAACCCTTTAACTTGTATGTAACCCATGGTAAGATTTTTTAAGCACTTGTATCTTTAAATTACTTCTAGATTGTTATGTGGACTCCCTGCGTGTATAGGTGTATACAGAGGtcataaaactaataaaaaaatggGTAAAAAAGAATTAGCAAAGGGTTGCACAAGTTCCTTGGATATGGTAGCCAAAAGCGCACCATGAATATAAGATCTGTAGGAATCTAGCCATGAAAACATGCTCACATACAGTGACATTATCAAGATCGTTTAACGCGTCTTCAAGTGCGTCGTCACCCGCTGTAAGAACCTCCTGGATCTCGTTAGTCAACACGTTAAgttctctttctttttctttgtaaTTTTCCTTTAAAGCTTCATTGCACTCTGTAATGGCGGTCAAAAAGCTTAgggaaatgtgtggtccagaatgcttctcaagtttctcaaatagggtggacttctcttaggatccctaccctttattgcgagaaccagtgtgaacacaaacagtaattcctaaaaaaatctaaaaaacacccaaaaaaattaaaaattgctatattttgttaataaaaaaaataaaaaaaaattcgagtaacagttatccatgcacatgtacAATGTATCATTTCTTTGTCATTCCGTAATTCgttacaaataatagtcaattgcactttcatttacactaccacgtgtaatacactactttttacgttaacaatattagaaagagttaattacatagttagtccctgtggtttgcacaaaataacatacttaagtactaatagtttaaaatcaccttttagggtattaacttttaattttgtaACGTTTAGAGGTATTAACTTTttgggtattaacatagttagtccctatggtttgcacaaaataacatacttaggtactaacagaatgtgattttaaacctataaataacgttaatacctccaaacgttacaaaatgaaaagttaataccttaGAATGTGATTtcaaactattagtacctaagtatgttactttgtgcaaaccacagggactaactatgtaattaactctattagaaatgcacatgtgcatctatatgtatcaacatgaaataaggtgttttggtacactactttctctttcatctatcattccatccataatacacaagcatgcacatgtgcatttttgtcatttctttgacaaattccgtaatttattacatatattagacaattgcactttcatttacactaccatatgtaatacactactttttacattaccaatattagaaatgcacatgtgcatttatatgtATGAACAttaaataaggtgttttggtacactactttgaatacactttccctttcttgtatcataccatccataatacactaccattacctcctaccatccataatacaataccattacctgcTACCATCCATgatacaataccattaacaatattttcactttattacatgtatgtaaacaccatttataccatccaatcaacatattacatcataaattgacaactataacgaaaccatcaaccactagatataactaaccaaaaaaacatatgtatatgggcctacttctccattcaaaatcacaaactttttgtaccaaaacacgttatatcatggttatacctaatgatgcacatgtgcgtTTTGAATATtgataatgtaaaaagtagtgtattactaatggtattgtaaattaaagtgcaattgtctcttcatgataacgtattaccgaatttgtcaaagtaatgatacatatgcacatgtgcatggataactgttactcgaaaaaaaaagttttttttttaatttttttttatggtaacgaaatatagcgatttttttaaaaaaaaaatttttgagtgttttttttttatttttttttagattttattttgtgttcacattggttctcgcggttctcacaataatggtggttctcgcatgaaccttaccctatatatatatatatagtggagagttcaaatgagaagattttttttgtaagaacaaaaaagaagaagtttcaaccaataaaaatggttcattttacttcatttaatatttgcatttaattttaatataagggtatattgataaatttacataaatcattaatttgtattcttccaatttaataactaactaaattaaatttgtaactccttttcaaaatatatactttttccaaattaaaaaaaaaaaacttaatataagtgtagaataaattacttgttgtgtaagataaattacgagttgtgtaggatatatttcgaggtgtgtagtatatatttcgactgtgtaggataaaattctataatgtgtagagTATATGTAaggaaattttgatatgtgtaggttttgtagattatatctaggataattaatgattagttgactaattaattaaagagagaaaaattaatgatatgagttataaatgaaatagtattttaccaatatgtcatttcttctttttcttctcaaatgaaccttcccctatatatatatatatatagagagagaggggaaggttaacgtacattatggcttaacgtacatcacgtacgacatgtaattacgcacgttataacttaaaaatccaaaatcacgcatgttgaaacacaataatcacgcatattgaaaacattaatcacgcatgttatataacaaatcacgcacgttgttgtacgtgaagtacgttaagccgtaatgtacaatatactttatatatatatatacatattctttacacaaaaacaaaaaaaattataaaaaaacaacCCACCTCAAATCACCACAAAACAGACAAAAACACATAATCAAACAACAAATGAGCACCATAAACCACAAAATTAAAGAAACAAAACAAACAACTCACAATTCTCCTCGGGAAGAACCAAATGGCCACTTGAATTCAGAGTTAGCATAACCATCATCTCGTAATCCTTTCATCcctgggatttctccttttacaACTACTTCATTTGTTTCCGCGGCCGTCCCAGATGTAATTATCATCAATGCCCAGCAGCCCAGCTACCTCCAAACAAAGCTTTAAAACAGCATTCTGACCTACACCCAACTCAACCCACAAATTAAAATGGCTAATCTACAATTCTTGGTATCTTTCTTAATCAAAACAGAACCACCCTTTAAGAATTGCCAAAAAGCATCAAACTTTGAAGAACATTTCACCAAATCAGTGGGGAAACCTTAATTTCATTTTACCATTGTtacaaagatccaagaatgacgggatttttataaataaataaaaagagttaaaaGACAAACCTGGAACACCACCAACAAATTAGATGCGTGAAAAGtgggaagatgaagatgaagattttGATTCCACTCTGATATTGTAGATCAATAACACATCTTTTTTTCTTTTGGATCCACAGATCCAAATCCAGATCTTTGAGGGAGAGAGAGAACGAAAATGAAAAAGGGGCTgtcaatttgaaatttgaaatgaaatTTAGGGTTTTGTTGGGCGCGTGTTTTGTGTGAGCGAGGGTATAATGGGAAATGTAAATGAATATTGTGCTTTAGAGGTTGTACATTATGCATTAAGGGAAGTGGCAAATTACCTTAAGTAGTCCTTCCTATATGcttttatatatagtatagattagtcGCTCCACTTATCTTGAATTACGCACAAGCGAAGTGGCAGAAGCATGACTAGTGATGAAATTTTAGTGGAAATatccatcactcaccacacccaacaatttttcTCACACAACATTTTGCAACTTCTTCACATGATAGTGGCCACGCGTTGTCGGATTCACACGTGAAAACAACCACCAGCGGTGGTGTTCCACGGTAATCCACACGTGGTGGATGGATGATAACGGGGCGCCCCGTCCCCCTAATAGAAATGGCTACAAGTAAACCACCAAGGGGTAAGTAAATAAGTCATTATTTTTTATGTATGTATGGTTGATTCAGTTAACCTTACTATTTTATTTTCTTGCTCTATGGGTATGTCAAATGACTGCTATATTTAAGGTTCCAGTCAAAAAACAAATCCCGGCAATTCTTGACCATCTTTCGGATGATTGTAAAAATTTCATCATACAATGCTTGCAGTGGAGTCCGTCAGACCGCCCTACTGCCACTCAACTTCTTGAGCACCCGTTCGCGAATAACATGGGTTCGTCTGAAAGATTGATTGTATGCCTATTTATTAATGGAAGTTATTGTTTTATTGCCTGTTTGCAAAGTCGAAATAATGTGCCCAACAGCAGGGGGCAAAGTAAGTCTTTTCACTGCACCCTCTATAGTTATaaggttttttctttttttgtaaaaattgttggTATCAGTTGTAACGGGTTCCCCGGACCATGATAATTGAGACCGAAGATTAGGACAATTGAATACATAATCACAACAAACACTGCACCACTTCTTCATGATCAAACAAAGACAAAAACTGAATTTATAGAACTAACCGAAACAAACTGAACTTGAATAACTTGAAACTGTACGTACAAAACTTGCATTACAATGTTTGAATGTTGAGACCCTATTTATACTTGATGAACAGGTGTGATGATGGAGAGTCGCGTTGCCTGTGTCGATTCCAGGATAACCGTTCATACGGTTATATCCCATACACAAACACCGTTTCATAAACAATCCCAATACTAAACATACATAACCCTAATGGACTTCTAACTAATAACCAAATGTTTAATGGCCTTAGACCCAAACCGAaaataataaacataaacaatAAAGTCTGAACCAATAACTAATAAACAGAAATTGCAAACGTCTTTGAACTTCGGATGGCTTGATTATAATCTTCAAAAATCAATCTTTATCTTTTAGATGTTAAACATTTATTCTTGATATTGGCAGGAAATTGCCGTTATAAGTCATTTACGACATCCAAACATTGTACAGTATTATGGATCTGAGATGGTAATAAATCAATTTCCTAAAATCAATGCACCCCATTTTCTTCTTTATTTATCCTTTTTCATTGATTTATGATAACATTTTAAATATTCTAAAGATTTGGTATAAACAGGTGGATGACAAACGTCGTATATATTTGGAGTATATATCTGGTGGGTCTCTTCGTAATATCCTTAATGAGTATGGCCCATTGGGTGAACAGGCTATTCGCAGCTATACTCAGCAGATTTTATCTGGACTCTCTTACTTGCATGCTACCAATACGGTTTATAcgtgagttttttttttgttgtatctTATGCTTTAATGTACTTATAATGCTAACAACATCACTTTTATTATGTTTACTAGTTCATATAGGGACATAAAAGGAGGAAACATATTGGTTGATCCTAATGGATGGGTGAAATTAGCGGATTTCGGGATGGCAAAACATGTAAGTCGTATAGATAACTTGctagggatgagcacggtacccgTTCGGTACCGGAAAAACGAGAAAAGTGGATACCGGTACGGTACTggtgttttacccgtaaataccggtaccgaaaaacgggAAAGTAGGTATCGTTCTGGTTAATGCGTTGGAATGTTTTGATTATACCATCGAAATCGTTCGTTCTGATAGTGACTACACGATTCTTAGAGAATATTAAGTGCTCATATGGTTTGATTTACACAAATCggttcagtgttttgcaaatcgGTTCTATTATTTAACACACAATGTTAGCAATCTGACGTTTGGTCTCTTGACTTGTTGCATTTTGCAGTTGTCAGGACCAAACGACAGATTGCTAACATTGTGTGTTGAATAAGAGAACTGCTTTGCAAAACACTGAACCGATTTGCGTAAATCAAACCATATGAGCACTTGGATAATCTCTAAGAAACGTGTAGTCACTATCTGAACGAAAGATTTCGATGGTACAATCAAAACATTCGAACGCATTAGACTTAGAGTAACAAGAACGATACCTACTTTCCCCGtttttcagtaccggtaccggtatttacgggtaaaacaccggtaaacaccggtaccgtaccggtatcCACTTTCTCGTTTTTCCGGTACCGAAcgggtaccgtgctcatccctagCAAGTTATCTATAGGACATACGTGTTTTGCCATCCCGAAATCCGTTAATTTTACCCATCCATCAGGATcaaccatggttttaaaaaaggccGAGGCGTCCGTACTGAGGCGCGCCTCGAGGCGGAACGGAGCAAAAACGCGTATGAGGCGGCGCCTCAGGGACAGAAATAATACGTACGCCTCAGTGGAGTGAGGCGCAAGTTTCGGTTCGAGGCGGAACGTATTTGGGCGAGGCGTACGTTTGTTTTTAGGCACAAAAAATCGAACTGGAGTTGAGTATAAAACTGCCCCACGCGGGCCCGGgtttttcggagctgcattcgtgtccgcaggtgCGGGCACGCATGAGTTCAACCAAATTTCAGctaagaaactcatttttgcaccccccctgcgcgcgggtaggacttgtggtaaaacatgtcataaagctACAATAGAGTAGTAAAGTCTTTACCTTATAAACATCCACTCACTTTGTCcccacaccaatgtgggacaaagtaTTTACCACTTTTTGAGACTTTTATTCACACACCCAAAACTTACAACATGTAAGTCTTAAATTTTGCTACTAACTATTAGCTCCATGATCTTAAATGGCATATATAAtagtttttcttttaattttatatgtggaatcttatttatttccaaaatataacatattttttatatttcttttctCTATGTGTGCTTTTCTTAAATAGCTTTTTTTATGTCTAAGTATTTGATGAAATTTGAatcttttttatgtttttaactaCTGAATTTGATGAGAGAAAACTCTTTTTTTGATGTTTAGtaattattattttatgatatatataattttaatatttatttattaataccgccTCGGCCTTACGCCTCGTTCCGCCTCGAtacttacgcctcgtgaggcgaagggaaaacgcctcgaaactcgtttccgttttttTAAACCTTGGGATCAACCAGTATGTTTCCTCCTTTTATATCCTTATATGAAGTAGAAAACATCATAAAAGTGATGTTAGCATTATAAGTACATAAAAGCATAagatacaacaaaaaaaaaactcacgTATGGACCGTATTGGTAGCATGCAAGTAAGAAAGTCCCGATAAAATATGTTGAGTGTAGCTGCGAATAGCCTGTCACCCAATGGGCCATACTCATTAAGGATATTATAAAGAGACCCACCAGATATATATACTCCAAATATATATGAGGTTTGTCATCCACCTGTTTATACCAAATCTTTAGAATATTTAAAATGTTATCATAAATCAATGAGAAGGGATAAATAAAGAAGAAATGGGGTGCATTCAttttaggaaaattgatttatTACCATCTCAGATCTATAATACTGTACAATGTTTGGATGTCGTAAACGACTTAAAACGGCAATTTCATGCCAATATCAAGAATAAATGTTAACATCTAAAAGATAAAGATTGATTTTTGAAGATTATAATCAAGCCATCCGAATTCAAAGACGTTTACGATTTCAGTTTATTAGTTATTGGTTCAGACTTtattgtttatgtttattactTTCGGTTTGGGCCTAAGGCCATCAAACATTAGGTTATTAGTTAGAAGTCCATTAGGGTTATG
The Helianthus annuus cultivar XRQ/B chromosome 6, HanXRQr2.0-SUNRISE, whole genome shotgun sequence genome window above contains:
- the LOC118479499 gene encoding mitogen-activated protein kinase kinase kinase YODA-like, encoding MTAIFKVPVKKQIPAILDHLSDDCKNFIIQCLQWSPSDRPTATQLLEHPFANNMGSSERLIEIAVISHLRHPNIVQYYGSEMVDDKRRIYLEYISGGSLRNILNEYGPLGEQAIRSYTQQILSGLSYLHATNTVYTSYRDIKGGNILVDPNGWVKLADFGMAKHVSRIDNLLGMSTVPVRYRKNEKSGYRYGTGVLPVNTGTEKRESRYRSG